A genome region from Haloarcula ordinaria includes the following:
- a CDS encoding site-2 protease family protein produces the protein MRSYRLTSVWGIPIRINISLIVFLPILAWLIGSGQQIALYAGIIDGLAGSTLDVAVLRQGATPWLIGAVAALGLFVSVTIHELGHSWVALRYGLTIESITLWIFGGVASMTSMPREWNREFWIAIAGPITSVLLGVVCYILLQVIPASLPIVLFVVGWLAVVNVTLAIFNLVPAFPMDGGRVFRALLARTRPYGQATRIAARVGVIFAIVFAVIGVFSFNVILLFVALFIYGAATSESRTTALEDLLVGVTVADIMTPESRTISATSTVAEFVDKMLVDRRTEFGVTDETGATVGIVSLQHLKDVDQRNRATTPVADVMVEEPLTVQATTDAFDALVELGTTKSSYALVEEDGAIVGILSQGDYASALELRRGIGTVSERDQSLPMTGAGDVTASGR, from the coding sequence ATGCGTAGCTATCGACTCACCAGCGTCTGGGGCATCCCAATCCGGATCAACATCTCCCTGATTGTCTTTCTTCCCATCCTCGCGTGGTTGATCGGAAGTGGGCAGCAGATCGCCCTCTACGCTGGAATCATCGATGGGTTGGCCGGGTCGACACTCGACGTTGCCGTCCTGCGCCAGGGCGCGACGCCCTGGCTGATCGGCGCTGTTGCGGCACTCGGTTTGTTCGTGAGCGTGACCATCCACGAGTTGGGTCACTCGTGGGTCGCGCTCCGGTACGGACTGACCATCGAGTCGATCACGCTCTGGATCTTCGGCGGTGTTGCGAGCATGACGTCAATGCCGCGCGAGTGGAACCGCGAATTCTGGATCGCCATCGCCGGCCCTATCACGAGCGTCCTGCTCGGCGTCGTTTGTTACATCCTGTTGCAGGTCATCCCCGCGTCGCTTCCCATTGTACTGTTCGTCGTCGGCTGGCTCGCCGTCGTGAACGTGACGCTCGCCATCTTCAACCTCGTTCCGGCGTTCCCGATGGATGGCGGGCGGGTCTTTCGAGCGCTGCTCGCTCGGACACGCCCGTACGGGCAGGCCACCCGGATCGCCGCACGTGTTGGCGTCATATTCGCCATAGTGTTCGCCGTGATCGGCGTGTTCTCGTTCAACGTCATCCTCCTGTTCGTCGCCCTGTTCATCTACGGAGCGGCGACCTCCGAGTCACGCACGACGGCACTCGAAGATTTGCTCGTCGGAGTCACTGTCGCGGACATTATGACGCCCGAGTCACGCACCATCTCGGCCACCTCGACGGTCGCCGAGTTCGTCGACAAAATGCTCGTCGACCGGCGGACCGAGTTCGGCGTCACCGATGAGACGGGCGCCACTGTCGGTATCGTCTCGCTGCAACACCTGAAAGACGTCGACCAGCGCAACCGTGCAACCACTCCGGTTGCCGACGTGATGGTCGAAGAGCCGCTAACCGTGCAGGCGACGACGGACGCCTTCGACGCACTCGTCGAACTCGGCACCACGAAGTCATCGTACGCCCTCGTCGAGGAGGACGGCGCAATCGTCGGGATCCTCTCGCAGGGCGATTACGCGAGTGCACTCGAATTACGGCGGGGTATTGGTACGGTTAGCGAGCGCGATCAGTCTCTGCCGATGACTGGGGCCGGCGACGTGACTGCCTCCGGGCGGTAG